One Mycobacterium sp. SMC-4 DNA window includes the following coding sequences:
- a CDS encoding TetR/AcrR family transcriptional regulator yields MQENLTGGRERAAIIDTAYRCLAQPHNRPIRMSVILDRSGLSSRAFYRHFSSKDDLFLALLQQECNALTAQLDRIVEDTGTTPVDQLAAWIATMFDAVTDPQRRMHFAVADSDEVRAAKGYREARERHHEDRERSLTRILCLGRRDGTLPLADPEIDALAISALVSRVIAGQKVDDEQAFARARARVTDFALRAVGAPACGR; encoded by the coding sequence GTGCAAGAAAACCTCACGGGGGGTCGGGAGCGCGCGGCCATCATCGACACCGCATACCGCTGCCTGGCGCAGCCGCATAACCGGCCCATCCGGATGTCGGTCATCCTGGACCGGTCTGGACTGTCCAGTCGTGCGTTCTACCGGCACTTCTCCTCGAAGGACGACCTGTTCCTGGCGCTTCTCCAGCAAGAGTGCAATGCGTTGACAGCCCAGCTGGACCGCATTGTCGAGGACACCGGCACCACGCCGGTCGACCAGCTCGCGGCCTGGATCGCCACGATGTTCGACGCTGTCACCGACCCTCAGCGTCGGATGCACTTCGCGGTGGCCGACTCCGACGAGGTCCGCGCGGCCAAGGGATACCGCGAGGCGCGGGAGCGACACCACGAGGACCGGGAACGGTCGCTGACCCGGATTCTGTGCCTCGGCCGCCGCGACGGCACGCTGCCACTGGCAGATCCCGAGATCGATGCACTGGCCATCAGTGCCCTGGTCAGCCGCGTCATCGCCGGTCAGAAGGTCGACGACGAGCAGGCATTCGCCCGCGCCCGTGCCCGGGTGACCGACTTCGCGCTGCGCGCAGTGGGGGCCCCGGCCTGCGGCCGATGA